The region GGGCAACTTATTTATGCTGGTCCACTGGGGCGCAACTCTCGTAAACTAGTTGAATTTTTTGAGGTAAAATTGCTCCTTTCTTGGTAAATCATTTCACTAACTCGACAATGGTAAATTGTTCTATCTTCTTATTATGTTGAATCTGAAATTCTAGGCAATTGGTGGAGTGCCAAAAATCAGAGACGGCCACAACCCTGCTGCATGGATGCTTGAGGTGACTAGTCCTGCTATGGAAAGCTGTCTTGGTGTGGACTTTGCAGATTATTATCGAAAATCTAAACTATTCCGGTAAGTATGTTGATACTCAGGTTAACTTTAAGTATGTCCTTACTCAATTAtggcttgattttttttttttcagcatgAACAAGGAGCTAGTTGAAAGTTTAAGTAGACCAAACTCTGATGCCAAAGACATTAGTTTCCCAACCAAATATTCTCAGTCTTTTCTAAGCCAATACCTCACATGCATTTGGAAGCAAAATCTATCATATTGGAGGAATCCACAATACACAGCCGTTCGTTTCTTCTACACTGTGATAATTTCTATGATGTTCGGAACAATCTGCTGGAATTTCGGTTCCAAGAGGTACTGTACTAATCACATGGTGCGCATTAGAAAATCTGTTTCTCTGCTAAACCTCTTATTACTAATTTGCACGGTCACAGGAAAACACAGCTAGATGTATTCAATGCTATGGGAGCAATGTATGCTGCTGTTCTTTTCCTTGGAATCACTAATGCTACTGCAGTTCAACCAGTTGTTTCCATTGAAAGGTTTGTTTCATACCGCGAAAGAGCAGCCGGAATGTATTCAGCACTACCCTTCGCCCTTGCTCAGGTACgtgaaaaaacttaaatttatcaTTGGACATACAATTCGACTTCCAATTATGTTGATTTGTATTCTGTCTCTCAGGTTTCAATCGAATTCCCGTATGTGTTTGTTCAAACACTCATATATGGACCAATATTCTATTCTCTCGGCTCATTTGATTGGGTTACAACAAAGTTCTTGTGGTACATATACTTCATGTATTTCACCTTACTGTACTTCACTTTCTTCGGCATGATGACCATCGCAATCACTCCCAATCACGTTGTGGCTCCTATAATTGCTGCTCCATTCTATACACTTTGGAACCTTTTCAGTGGTTTCATGATCACACGCAAGGTAAACAAGGAATTCTTTTTCTGATTTCTTTCTCCAGAATATTAATGTTTGAACAACCATTATTTTTCCCAATAAAAGCTCATTTGGAAAAGTATAGTTTCTATAAATAGCACTACTCCACTCACAAACATCCTAACCAATCGATATAAATATAACTCTTGTTTTTGGTTAATTTAGAGAATACCAGTATGGTGGAGATGGTACTACTGGGCAAACCCTGTATCATGGAGCCTGTATGGATTACTGGCTTCCCAATTTGGGGACATTGAGGAGCATGTTATACTTGCAGATGGTATTCACTCAGTAAGCATAAAGGTCTTCCTTGATAAACACTTTGGATTCAGACATGAACTCTTAGGCTTTGTTGGAGTCATGGTTGTGGGATTCACTGTGCTGTTTGCTCTGGTCTTTGCTCTTGCTATAAAATCACTCAACTTCCAAAGGAGATAAGGATTAAGGAGAAAGGGAAATTTAATTTCCTCCAATAAGGCCGGAcaccaaatgatggagaaattgTATAGCGCCACAaatttttgtatgtattttatagtACAAAAGTGATGAATTTTGGGAACTTGTATTCATGATCAGGATTCTTAATTTGTGTCCTTCCTTTTTACGTATGTTGTTAAAATTGCTTCTTGAACAGTATTgtgatgtattatatatattcaaaaaaatgtGTTCCCACTGAATCTGAACTCtcaagtgtgtgtgtgttactTGGTAGAgttattaacattaattaatttttcaattaagtTTTTAGGttgattttagtttatttaatagGTTTGGTTTGTATTTGTTACAAAGGACCAGaattttttacttgtttgtgaTAATATGTTTATAGTTTGCATCTAATACAGTAAATTTGTACACGGttcaaaatttctgaaaataaattatattgaatcaAATGCTTatgagcagcagcagcacaTGATTGCATGTAATAAAAATGgtttaatgagaaaaaaagaggGGGGAAAAGAGACGTGGAAAATTGTAAATTTCCATGGAAATGACAGAGGCTAGAACAGGAGAGCAAAAAAGGACAAACCAACAACTGCTCTGGAAGGTAAAAGACAAGAGTTACCTGAAGGactttttttcctcatttttctaCTGCATGGTGGCCTAACCCTAACCCCTGATCAAAGGGTACCCCTACACAGTGCTGCTGCTGTTTTGGGGGCCATGCGCCATAGATTCTAGAGAAGTTTCATCATTTCCAAAGAGGTAAGAAAGAGCCTTCAAGACCATGACCTCTACATTAACCATGCAACAGTGCATGCATGCAAACATGAagatcatcttcatcttcatattcatcttcatcttcaacaaggCCTCTTGACATGGATGTTTTTTCCTACTTGAGGACAAGACAAGCCCACATGGTTAGCTTTGTAATTGCACCCTTAATGGGTGAAGGACAAGGCCccctttttatttcttattttttattttttattttgaaaaaattttaaattcaattattattttattatatatatatatatattttaaaaaatatatatatatatatatattttttttttaaaaaaaaaattcatgttttttcttttgtttcttctctTGTCTGGCACTCCCATCTCATTCCTTGTCCACTTGCTACAACAATCCCCCAAGCACTCCTCTTCTCCCCACCCAAGGACACCACTCCCTCCAATGCCCACCTTCATCCCTTTTGGCTCCATTCCCCTGCCTTTTTCTCTGCCCCACATGCTCCCATGCATCCTTCTATATGTTTTGTACCTTTCATCTATCTCTACATACTCTTTCTTTATTGTATTCCTCAACCTCATTAATAACTAATCCATCAATCACCAATTACCTCACACTCACACATATGTGAGTCATGAGATATCTAAAATAGATAAACCTGCACTGTTTCCGAGGGTAGATCTCTTAGAGAACAAGCACGTTCATCATGAGTTAATGATGATACAACAAGATCCAATCTCAAACATGGAACAAAACTTGTCTGTATTGAAAGAGAAAGGAACGGGAATGAAATTAAGCAGATGATGTTTTCAATGGCTCACCTTAAAATCCTCGCCAATTGCCAACTTCTGGCTATACATCAAGACAAACTTCAAGAGAACAATTAGAGAGGCTGCAGGTATATAATTAAGTGACCCTAGCTATAGCTCATTCACAACTTGaaaaattaactaataataataataataataataataagaaatataaatatcattgaAAGACTCCCACCCAAAGTATTGAAATTACTCTTTCCACCCTGCATCATCTTCACATCTTTCATCACCCACTatgtgtatatatctatatatcttatCCTGTCACACTTTTGTCTACGTTTCTTTCGTCTTACATAATGTCCTTCATACAAAGACTTCATCATGTACTCCAAATCATCTCCTATAAATACCAACTAACCAACCAACACTCTCACTCACACACTCACCCACACATACTTCTTACACATAAACACTTGACTCTTCTTcatcaacttcttcttcttcttcttcttcttcatatatcCATGCCTTCCCTTTCCGACCACTTTGAGTTCAACTCCGTCCATGAAGTCCCTGACTCTCATGCATGGCCATCTCTCCATGATTACCCTTCCACCGAACCTTTAGGACATGACTCAATCCCTATTATCGACTTAAACAAatcaagctctgataccataaaacaaataaaacaagcatGTGAAAGATGGGGTGTGTTTAGGGTCACCGGGCATGGAGTACCCAGTGACTTATTAGATCAACTTGAGCTACAAACATGCCGTCTTTTCTCCCTCCCCTCTCGACAAAAGCTAAAAGCCGCTCGACTCCCCGACGGTGTATCAGGCTATGGTCTTGCTCGTATCTCGCCGTTCTTCTCCAAACTCATGTGGTATGAAGGCTTCACTATCTCCGGCTCTCCACTTGGCCATGCTCGCAAGCTCTGGCCTCATGACTACTCTGAATTTTGGTACGTGCatgcacttatatatatatatatataatattaaatataaaatatgttgataatttatcaaaactcaaatgtgttattattgttttgtgtAGTGAAACTATTGATAGATACAACAAGGAAATGAAGAAGCTGGCGGAGAGAGTGATGCACCTAATGCTTCAATCACTGGGCCTACATGAAAATGATTTGGATTGGGCCGGGCCTGTGAAAGATCTGCAGGAAGTCTCCGGCGTGCTTCAGTTGAACTCGTACCCGTCTTGCCCGGATCCAGACCGGGCTATGGGTCTGGCGGCCCATACAGACTCAAGCTTGTTAACCATACTCCATCAAAACAGTACTAGTGGTCTCCAAGTCCTACGGGCCCAAGACATTTACGGCCCGGCCCGTTGGGTCACAGTCCCGCCACTGCCCGGAGCCCTTGTAATGAACATTGGAGATCTGTCCCACATCCTATCCAACGGCAGGTTTCATAGTGTGCTCCACCGGGCCGTCGTAAACCGGGCTCGCCACCGATACTCAATGGCTTACATTTGCGGTCCACCGGCTCATGCTAAGGTCTCACCACTTCGGCCTTTATCGGGCCGCCCGGTGTTTCGGGCCGTTACGTGGCCCGAGTATTTGGGCCTCAAGGGTAAGCTATTCAATCAAGCCCTTGCCTCTATCAGGGTCTCTGATGAGACATGGGAGGATCACAACAATGCATCAGTGATCACTTGTGTCTAGAGAGATATTTATATCATAtctataattaatatatcataaaattgatattaattgatttatatataaacataaaaaataatatgtttatgaGGTGTTAGCATGAACTTTGAGCAAACATGAATGGAATGGAGGATGAACCCAAAAAAGGCCATCAAATCAAAGCAGGGTAAGTGTGCTTGTGGGTGGAGAGTAGTACATGCAAACAAAAGGTCTTTGTTGTGGCACTGTCTCAGTTTCAcaaggaaattttttttgcatttgaataATGTGAAGATTGTGGGGGTCCATGCATGGTCCCATCCCATACAAAACAAggaattacttaattaattagatgctaattatgtttttctatgATAGTCTTTGTTGACTTACTGGTCATTGACAAACAAATTTAACCATGGTTTTCAGCTGTCTAATACAATGACCTTCTTGTTTCTTATTTGGACTTGGGACTGGTAATGACAAAAATAGTAGTGGTAGTTGTTATTGCTGACTTAATTGATACTCTTACATGATTTTGATgactttatttgtttataaattagtGTGATCATGATGTCCACTTTGAGTtgattattcttcatttaattaaCTTCATTAAATCAACACTTATCAACTACAATACTAATAAGGCTAATGATTAATGATGGGAATAAAGAAGTACTACAACAATTGTGTCTCTTTCTTAGTCTTAATACCAAGATTTGTCTATTCCTAATATCTTGAATGAATGAAGACTGAATGCATCAAAAGCACTCAAAAGAATAAATGAGGTGATATTTTGAAATGATTCATGGTTggatgattgaattgattggaTGTGTATTAGTGATACATTTTGTGCAATGTGTGGGGTTTCTTGCCGCCCTTTAGTTCATGTGCTTAAAGTGATTAGAATCCTCTTAAGTTCTCTCTTAGCCACCTTCTCTTCCTCCATTACTGACAAGTGTGACAAGAGTCTAATCAGCCCTAGCTCCCTCTCTCTTTCATTCCCTTTCATGGGCATGCATGACCATTACACAAtggttttcatt is a window of Dioscorea cayenensis subsp. rotundata cultivar TDr96_F1 chromosome 5, TDr96_F1_v2_PseudoChromosome.rev07_lg8_w22 25.fasta, whole genome shotgun sequence DNA encoding:
- the LOC120260837 gene encoding gibberellin 3-beta-dioxygenase 2-like: MSFIQRLHHVLQIISYKYQLTNQHSHSHTHPHILLTHKHLTLLHQLLLLLLLLHISMPSLSDHFEFNSVHEVPDSHAWPSLHDYPSTEPLGHDSIPIIDLNKSSSDTIKQIKQACERWGVFRVTGHGVPSDLLDQLELQTCRLFSLPSRQKLKAARLPDGVSGYGLARISPFFSKLMWYEGFTISGSPLGHARKLWPHDYSEFCETIDRYNKEMKKLAERVMHLMLQSLGLHENDLDWAGPVKDLQEVSGVLQLNSYPSCPDPDRAMGLAAHTDSSLLTILHQNSTSGLQVLRAQDIYGPARWVTVPPLPGALVMNIGDLSHILSNGRFHSVLHRAVVNRARHRYSMAYICGPPAHAKVSPLRPLSGRPVFRAVTWPEYLGLKGKLFNQALASIRVSDETWEDHNNASVITCV